Below is a genomic region from Persicimonas caeni.
AACCTCTTTTTGGGCAACCCGCTGACCCTGCTGGCCGCGCCCTTGGGGGTCGCGCTCGCCTTCGGCTCGACGCGCGTCGAGAATGTGCTGCGCTTCCTGTGGGCGGGGCTGGCGGCGCTGGGCCTGGCGATGCTGCCGCTCAAGCTGCTTCCGATGTTCGACCAGAACAACCTGCTGCCGGCGCTGATGCTGCTGCCGATTCTGCTCGGCTTCGGGGCCGTTTGGTGGGTGTGGGGCGGGTCTTCTGAGGAGTGACTCCGCTTGTGCGGAACGACGCCTCGCAGCCCCTATGTCCTTAATTGCCTATGTAAAAGGCCTACAAGAACCGAGGCCTCCGCAACGAAAAAATGCCCATGTAGCAACGCCTTTAGAATTCGAGGCGCCTGCTACATGGGCATTTAAGGACACAAGGGCTGCCGAATGCGGCGTAGTCGCCGCTGCGTCTCAATCCTCGACCAACTCGATCGTGGCCGTGGCGGTGAGGCCCTCGCCGCCGTTGGTGTTCCGCGATACGGCTTCGACGGTGCAGGTCCCCGGGGCGTGCATGCGCAGTTTTGTCTCCTCGAAGCTGCAGACGTCCGGTGTCTGGTTCGACAATTCGACGCCCAACAGGTCGTGCAGGCGGATGTAGCCGCTCCCTTCCGAACAGATCTTCTGTCCGTCGACAAAGTGCTCGAGGCTGAGGCTCGAGACTCCTCGAAAGACGTACTTGGTCTCGCCGTCACTGCCATCGCGAAACGTCAGGCGGCTCTCGTCGATAGCTTGGGGCTCGACGAATTCGAGGACCCGCGGGGTGGGCGCGACGTCCAGCGTGATCGAGACGTTGCCCGGTTTTGCTGCGATATACTGTTTGAATTCGCCCCAGGTGTCGGTGGGACGCCCCGTCGTCTCCGATTGGGGCACGAGAGCGTCTTCCGGGTCGGACAGCACCGGGTTCATATCCGACGCGATGAGCGGACGCCCTTTGACGTCGTGGAGCGTGTAGGTGAGTGGAACCTCGTCTCCGACGACGATCGGAGCCGATTCCGAGACACACGAGCTTCCGCCGAGCGCGCCGGAGACCGCCTCGCGCACGTTGACCTCGATGTCGATGGTGCCGTACTCGGCCGTCTTGATCTCGACGTCAGTCGTTCCCGTACGTTTGGCGCGGACGAGGAAGCTGCCCGTCTCCAGGTCGACGCCGCGCGCTGCGACGACATCGGGATCGTCACTCTCCACGCCGACGAGGCGCGTGGGCTCGTTTCGAGGGAGCTCATACTCGGGATCGATGACCCGCTTGACGTCGAGGCGCAGTGTGGCTCCGACGGCGAGCGACTGTGAAGACGTGTAGGCTTCGGAAGGCTTTCGGTCGTAGAACACATCCGGCTCGTGCCGGTCGACGCAACCGCCGACTCCCAGCAGAAGCACACACAGAAGAAGGCAGCCAGGCGAGTTGTTTGTCTTTCGGTGGTGTTCCAAGCGGTCCCCCTCACGTTCGAGAATGCTTGGAAGTGTAGCGAGAGGCGCGGCACATTTCAAAGGGCGCGAAGAAGACCTTCGCGCCCTTTGCGGTAGGTGATCAGTTACCGAACACCTGGACCCAGTAAGTGGGGTACTGGGTGTTGTTGTTGCCCTCGGCGTACCCGACGCCGATGCGGGTGGCTTGGCCATTCATGATGTTGCGGCAGTGTCCGTCGGAGTCGACCCAGCCGGCCACGACCTCTTCGGAGCTGCGCTGGCCGCCGGCGACGTTCTCGCCGACCGGGTTGCCGGTGTAGTTTGTGCGGCGGATGCGCTCGGCGAAGTCGCTGCCGTCCGAACCCTCGTGACCCAGGAAGTTGTTGGCGACCATGTCTTCGGCGTGGGCCTGGGCGGCTTTGCTCAACTCGGGGTCGAGCACGAGCGGGCCAACCGCGTCGATGGTGCCGTACTGACCGCAGTCGGTCGGCGTCGAGCGAGCGGCGTTGGTCTCCTCGGTTACGCGCATCGGAATCGACTTGCACTCGCCGGCGTTGCAGACGTCGCCCTCGGCGCAGGTGTTACCGCACGAGCCGCAGTTGACGCGGTCGACTTGCGTGTCGACGCAAAAGCCGTCGCAGTAGGTGTAGCTGTCGTCGTCGCAGATGCAGTTGCCCTGGTCGCACGTGGCGTTCCACGACGGGCAGGTCATCCCGCAACCGCCGCAGTGCTGGGTCGAGGCCAAGATGTCGCGGCATTCGTAGTCGCAGTAGGCTTCGCCCTCGCCGCACTCGGGGACTTCGATGTCTTCTTCGACGTCGGCACCGGCGTCGCTCGTCGAGCCGTCGGTGTTGCTCGTGCCGTCACTCGTCTGGTCGGTGTCGCTGGTGCTTGCGTCGGTCAGTGCTCCGCCGCCGCCTCCGCCGTTGTCATCGTCGTCGCTACATGCGGCGGCGACGAACGCCAAACACATCAGGGCAATCAGGTATCGTTTCAAGACCAAGCGCATCGACATCGGTACTCCGTGAAGGCAAGTTCTGGGGTGCAGGAATGGGGTTCTGCTTTCTGGCGAGGAGAGTAGCGGATTCCCCAGGCGAGGTCGAGGCTTGCGATTCGAGGCGCGGCACTTGAATATGTCGCCTCCGGGGCTCGTTGAACCTTTGACGTTTCCTTCAATTGCTCGAGCCGACCTATGGTACGCCAAGTTGCTTTGAAGAGTTTCTTTTTGCTGGTGGTCGTGATGTCGTCGTTTGCTGCCGCGCCGGTCTACGCGGGTCAATCCGATTGGGTGGTGAGTGCCAAGGAAGCCAAGAAGTTGATCGAAGCCGATAAGGCCACCGTCCTCGACACTCGCGGCAAGATGTCGTGGATCGCCGGTCACGTGCCGCGCTCGGCGCCGGTCAAGTGGCAGGACTTCTCGCGCACGAAGGCGCCGTACAAAGGCGAGTTGTTGCGCGACGACGCCAAGCTCACCCAGAAACTGCAGGAGTTGGGCGTCTCGAAGGGGCGTGCGGTCCTGGTGGTCGGCAAGCCTCCCAAAAATTGGGGCGAGGATGGGCGCATCGTCTGGATGCTGCGTACGCTCGGCCACTCGAACGCCGCGTTGGTCGAGGGCGGATACAGCGCGCTCAAGAAGGCCGGCGTCGACACGACCCTCAGCCAGGCGAAGGCGCCCAAGGGCGACTTTGTGGTCAAACGCACCGGTAAATACGACATCGACCGCGACACGCTGCGCAAGAAGTACAAGTCGAAGGATTATGTGCTCGTCGACACCCGCGAGCCGCGAGAGTATCGGGGAAAGACCCCCTACGGTGAGAGCCGTGGCGGGCATGTTCCGGGCGCGAAGCACTTGCACTACACCGACTTGATGGACTCGAAGGGGCGGCTCTTACCCAAAGCGAAGCTCGAGAAGAAGCTCGCCGCCAAGGGGATTTCCCCCGACAAGGAGGTCGTGGCGTATTGCACCGGCGGGGTGCGCAGCGCCTGGCTGGTCGCCGTACTCGCCGACTTGGGCTACGCGAACGTGATGAATTACGCCGGGTCGATGTGGGAGTGGTCGGCCGGGGATGAAAAGACATATCCGCTGGAGAAGTGATTGATACAGGCAGGCGTCTTGAGTACGGTGGCGGTGTTTGACATTGCCATTATGAGATGCAGGCCATGAATCGATACGTACGTGCGGCCGGGACATTTGTCGCGAGCGGGGTGGCGGCGCTGATAGCGTTGGTTTCTCTCACGACGACAAGCTGGGCCCAGACCGACACCGAGCTGACCGAGTCGCAGCTCGACTACAATAACAAGGGCGTCATGCTCATCAACGAGGGCAAGTACGACGAAGCCCTCGGCTACTTCCAGTCCTCGCTGGCCATCGGCGAGGCGAACGTCACCTACCTGAATCTGGGGCGAACCTACGCGCGCATGGAGCGCTGCGCCGAAGCGGCTGCAGCGTTCGAGCGGGTGGAGTCGGCTCCCAAGGTCAAGAGCCCGCCTCCGGCGGCCATCGACAAGATCCTGAAGCGTTATCGTGCCGAGCTCTTCGAGGTGTGCTCGGCCAGGATTCGGCTGCGCTGCCCCGACGAGAAAGTGTCGGTGGCCATCGACAACGCCCCGGCGGTGACGTGTCCGCAGCTTCCGGTGCCGGTGACGCCCGGCGAGCACCGCGTGCAGGTGACCTTTGAGGGTCGCGAGTCGGTTCAAACGGTCGACGCGAAGGCCGGCGAGGTGACGCAGTTGGATGTTGAAGTTCCCCAAGATCCCGCTAATCAGGAGCCTGCTGACGAAAAGCCCGTTGCTCAGAAGCCGGTCGAGCAGGCGCCGACGGCCCTCGAGCCGATCGAGCCTCTCGAGAGCGAGCCGTCCAATGGGCTGCGCACGGCGGCTTGGGTCAGCTCGATCACCGGCGGGGCATTACTCGTCACTGGACTTGTGGTCGACCAGACAGTCGTCGGCTCACGCCTCGACGAGGTCGAGGCTGCGTCGACGGCGGGTGATCGCTCGGCGTACGACACACGGCTCGAAGAGTACGAGCAGGCCCGCGACCTGAACCGCGCGGTCTTTATCGCCGGAGGCGCGTTGGCCGCGTCGGGCGTGGTGATGTGGGTCTTGTCAGCGGACGAGGCCGACGCGCCGACGGCCGGCGCAAGCGTTACGCCTCGCGAGGGTGGGGCGAGTCTCGAAGTCAATTGGAGGTGGTGATGTACGCACGAACTTGTTTGGTAGCGTTAACGCTCGTCGCAATCTCGGGCTGCAACACCTTCTTCGAGTCGAGCCCCGAGTTTATCGAGAATTCCGACGTCGGGCTCGACACGCAGGTCGAGGACGTCACCGAAGACGTGGCGGCTGCGGACGCCGAAGATGTCGACGACGTCGACACGACAGACGTCGATGATGTCGCAGATGCCGTCGATGCAGACGCGAACGAAGATGGCGGCGACGCGGTCGAAGGTGACGCAGGTGATACACCGGCGCGCGAGTGGTCGGTGACCGACTTGGCCTCGCGAGATGTCTTGCCGAAGGTCTCGCTGACAGGCTCCTCGACCGCCGGTGGTGGGCCTGCAGAGTTCGGCGTGGCGTATATCGAGGCCGATGGTGTCGGGTCCGAACAAGGCATCGCCTTCTTGGAGCGTATCGCCTTGCCACAGACAACGAAGTCCGGCAGCGAGCGAGTGAGCAGTCAGAGCGACGAGCAGTGGGATGTGGCAACGGGCGTCGATGAGGGAGGCGCGCTGGTCTGGGGGGCTGTTCAGTCGTGTCAGAACGCCATTGTCGCCCACGTTGTCACCAGTAGCTCGCAACAGGTGCCGATCGATGGGGGCGGTTGCGCGACCACCGAGACTTTGACCCAAACCGCGATCACCGGCGGTCTGCACAAGTTTGCGGGGGTCGGAGGACCCGAGCCGAACTGGGTGTGGACAGGCGAAGCGAGTAACACCGAGGACTTGATCTCCGCGATCAACGAGAGCTTCGCTCCGAACACCACCGACC
It encodes:
- a CDS encoding CAP domain-containing protein, yielding MSMRLVLKRYLIALMCLAFVAAACSDDDDNGGGGGGALTDASTSDTDQTSDGTSNTDGSTSDAGADVEEDIEVPECGEGEAYCDYECRDILASTQHCGGCGMTCPSWNATCDQGNCICDDDSYTYCDGFCVDTQVDRVNCGSCGNTCAEGDVCNAGECKSIPMRVTEETNAARSTPTDCGQYGTIDAVGPLVLDPELSKAAQAHAEDMVANNFLGHEGSDGSDFAERIRRTNYTGNPVGENVAGGQRSSEEVVAGWVDSDGHCRNIMNGQATRIGVGYAEGNNNTQYPTYWVQVFGN
- a CDS encoding sulfurtransferase; its protein translation is MVRQVALKSFFLLVVVMSSFAAAPVYAGQSDWVVSAKEAKKLIEADKATVLDTRGKMSWIAGHVPRSAPVKWQDFSRTKAPYKGELLRDDAKLTQKLQELGVSKGRAVLVVGKPPKNWGEDGRIVWMLRTLGHSNAALVEGGYSALKKAGVDTTLSQAKAPKGDFVVKRTGKYDIDRDTLRKKYKSKDYVLVDTREPREYRGKTPYGESRGGHVPGAKHLHYTDLMDSKGRLLPKAKLEKKLAAKGISPDKEVVAYCTGGVRSAWLVAVLADLGYANVMNYAGSMWEWSAGDEKTYPLEK
- a CDS encoding tetratricopeptide repeat protein, with the protein product MNRYVRAAGTFVASGVAALIALVSLTTTSWAQTDTELTESQLDYNNKGVMLINEGKYDEALGYFQSSLAIGEANVTYLNLGRTYARMERCAEAAAAFERVESAPKVKSPPPAAIDKILKRYRAELFEVCSARIRLRCPDEKVSVAIDNAPAVTCPQLPVPVTPGEHRVQVTFEGRESVQTVDAKAGEVTQLDVEVPQDPANQEPADEKPVAQKPVEQAPTALEPIEPLESEPSNGLRTAAWVSSITGGALLVTGLVVDQTVVGSRLDEVEAASTAGDRSAYDTRLEEYEQARDLNRAVFIAGGALAASGVVMWVLSADEADAPTAGASVTPREGGASLEVNWRW